The proteins below are encoded in one region of Qipengyuania sp. HL-TH1:
- a CDS encoding OmpH family outer membrane protein: MKLFAKTIAAAALAGTAAIATPAAAQVSGIATSSPEAVIVRSQARINAYQQIDQQYSAQIAQIRTLRQEMQTLQQSLDTDNNGQLSQAEAQANPTVVQQLQQKEQQLGQASQPIVLAQTYAIEQLINDYQNVQQQVIQQKNIQLLLNPDAIQWAPEAVNVTNDLVAALNQRMPSVQITPPADWRPRQESLSAQQTVSQVLLGVAQQQAAQQAAQQQQQQPAQPTGR; this comes from the coding sequence ATGAAACTTTTTGCCAAGACCATTGCTGCCGCCGCGCTTGCGGGCACTGCAGCCATCGCAACTCCCGCCGCCGCGCAGGTTTCGGGCATCGCTACCAGCAGCCCCGAAGCCGTGATCGTGCGCAGCCAGGCGCGCATCAATGCCTATCAGCAGATCGACCAGCAGTATTCGGCGCAGATCGCGCAGATCCGCACGCTGCGTCAGGAAATGCAGACGCTGCAGCAGAGCCTCGATACCGACAACAATGGCCAGCTGAGCCAGGCCGAAGCGCAGGCCAACCCTACGGTCGTGCAGCAGCTCCAGCAGAAAGAGCAGCAGCTTGGCCAGGCTTCGCAGCCGATCGTGCTCGCGCAGACCTATGCTATCGAGCAGCTGATCAACGATTACCAGAATGTCCAGCAGCAGGTCATCCAGCAGAAGAACATCCAGCTGCTGCTGAACCCGGACGCGATCCAGTGGGCACCCGAAGCGGTCAATGTGACCAACGACCTCGTCGCCGCGCTCAACCAGCGCATGCCGAGCGTCCAGATCACGCCGCCGGCCGACTGGCGTCCCCGTCAGGAATCGCTGTCCGCGCAGCAGACCGTGTCGCAGGTCCTCCTCGGTGTCGCGCAGCAGCAGGCAGCCCAGCAGGCCGCGCAGCAGCAGCAGCAGCAGCCCGCGCAGCCGACCGGCCGCTAG
- the fabZ gene encoding 3-hydroxyacyl-ACP dehydratase FabZ, whose product MSETGFDIVGVLKRLPHRYPLLLVDRVQELVADERIHAVKAVSFNEDFFQGHFPGAPIMPGVLQIEALAQAAGVLAVESLGLADSGKLVYFMAIENAKFRAPVTPGVLLDLKAEFVQKRAKVCKFAGKASVDGKVTCEVQFTAMIADAPE is encoded by the coding sequence ATGAGCGAGACCGGTTTCGACATCGTCGGGGTGCTTAAGCGCCTGCCGCATCGCTATCCCCTGCTGCTCGTCGACCGGGTGCAGGAACTGGTCGCCGACGAGCGTATCCACGCGGTCAAGGCGGTCAGCTTCAACGAGGATTTCTTCCAGGGCCATTTCCCCGGCGCGCCGATCATGCCCGGCGTTCTCCAGATCGAGGCGCTGGCGCAGGCCGCGGGCGTGCTCGCGGTGGAGAGCCTCGGTCTCGCGGATTCGGGCAAGCTGGTCTATTTCATGGCGATCGAGAACGCCAAGTTCCGCGCGCCCGTGACGCCGGGCGTGCTGCTCGATCTCAAGGCCGAATTCGTGCAGAAGCGCGCCAAGGTCTGCAAGTTCGCCGGCAAGGCGAGCGTGGATGGCAAGGTGACCTGCGAAGTGCAGTTCACCGCGATGATTGCCGACGCACCCGAATAG
- the rpmE gene encoding 50S ribosomal protein L31 codes for MKAAGHPDYHMITVKMTDGTEFQTRSTWGNEGETLTLDIDPTSHPAWTGGTKQIQEGGRVAAFNKRFGGLSLKKG; via the coding sequence ATGAAGGCCGCAGGTCACCCCGATTACCACATGATCACGGTCAAGATGACCGATGGTACCGAATTCCAGACGCGCTCCACCTGGGGCAACGAGGGCGAAACGCTGACGCTCGACATCGATCCGACCAGCCATCCGGCATGGACCGGTGGCACCAAGCAGATCCAGGAAGGCGGCCGCGTCGCAGCCTTCAACAAGCGCTTCGGCGGCCTGTCGCTCAAGAAGGGCTGA